GTAGACGCTGACGGCTCCCATCCGCGTCATTCTCGGGATCTCATCGTCGCGCGGGGACGGCCCCGCGCACGCTCCATTGAAGGAGGGTGAACCGTATGGCGTCCGATCGGATCTTCTCGCGTCGCGGCTTCCTGGGTGTGCTGGCGGGCACAGCCGGTGCATCGATGCTGGCCGCCTGTAGCTCGCCGGCCGCTGCGCCGGCCAAGCCGGCAGAGTCGAAGCCCGCCGAGACCAAGCCGGCCGAGTCGAAGCCCGCCGAGACCAAGCCTGCTGCGCCCGCCGCCGAAGCCAAGCCGACCACTGCCCCCGCCGCCGCTGCCAAGCCCGCCGAGGCTGCGAAGCCGGCCGCTGGCGGGCCAGTCGTCGTCTGGCAGGGCCTTGACTACCTGCCGCAGGTGACCTCGCTGATGGGCGAGCGGTTCACCGCCGTCGCGAAGGAGAAGGGCTTCCAGCTCACCTTCGAGGAGCTGCCGGCTGGCGCGGCCAGCACCGACCGCTTCAAGGCGGCCGTCCAGGCGGGCACCCCGCCGGACATCTACCGCAATTTCGACTACGAGAACCAGTTCTGGCGCATCCAGGGCCAGACCGTGGAAGTCTCGGACATCGTCAACCCGGTCAAGGATCAGCAGGGCGGCTTCCTCGGCCCGGTCACCAACACGCTGGCCTTCGAGAACAAGTGGTGGGGCGTGCCGATGGCGGTCAACTGCTGGCCGTTCCACGTTCGCCAGGATCTGCTCGACAAGGCCGGCATGAAGTACCCAAAGAACTGGGACGAGCTGCGCCAGCAGGGCAAGGAGCTGACCAAGGCCCCGCTCTACTACTACGGCATGACCCTCGGGAAAGTGAACGACTCCAACAACCACTTCATCGGCATGCTCTGGACGATGGGTGGCAAGCTCCAGAACGACGACGGCTCGCTGGCTGCGAAGGCGGGCGACGAGTCCTGGCTCAAGACCCTCGATCTGGTGACCCAGATGTTCGACCAGGACAAGATCATCCCGCCCGGCTCGACCAACTGGGACGACGGCGGCAACAACACGGGCTACCAGAGCGAGCAGCTCGTCATCACCTCGAACCCGACCAGCGTCTACAACTGGTGCCTGCAGAACAAGCCCGAGCTGGCGAAGGCGACCAAGT
This DNA window, taken from Chloroflexota bacterium, encodes the following:
- a CDS encoding carbohydrate ABC transporter substrate-binding protein translates to MASDRIFSRRGFLGVLAGTAGASMLAACSSPAAAPAKPAESKPAETKPAESKPAETKPAAPAAEAKPTTAPAAAAKPAEAAKPAAGGPVVVWQGLDYLPQVTSLMGERFTAVAKEKGFQLTFEELPAGAASTDRFKAAVQAGTPPDIYRNFDYENQFWRIQGQTVEVSDIVNPVKDQQGGFLGPVTNTLAFENKWWGVPMAVNCWPFHVRQDLLDKAGMKYPKNWDELRQQGKELTKAPLYYYGMTLGKVNDSNNHFIGMLWTMGGKLQNDDGSLAAKAGDESWLKTLDLVTQMFDQDKIIPPGSTNWDDGGNNTGYQSEQLVITSNPTSVYNWCLQNKPELAKATKFYSYPAGSAGSFGQVDVWGLGLFKNGKGGENARTLLNSFIDPKWYADYINNGLKGRFVPVFKDMGNDPVWKQDLYSEYQNIINTARSMAHSAAPLGAIAEITSKFVIADLVQDVVVKKVKPADALASFVKTAGEIYAKPENKR